The following proteins come from a genomic window of Halorussus halophilus:
- a CDS encoding SDR family oxidoreductase, which translates to MSDQLSDQVAVVTGGASGIGRAIARIFAENGADVVVADVRDTPREGGTPTHELIEDETDNRAAFVECDVSDTDDLEATVATADEFGGVTVWVNNAGIFRTEEFFDVTPEEYDQLLNVNVKGAFFGAQYAAEAMVERCGGSIINVSSVAGILGNGGYVSYCTSKGALRLLTYALAHRLGPDGVRVNAIHPGGVETAMLGDAHLDDQARDAFVQAIPSRRMGEPNDIADAALFLASDRSSYVNGESLLVDGGYTNTG; encoded by the coding sequence ATGAGTGACCAACTCAGCGACCAAGTCGCCGTCGTAACGGGTGGCGCGAGCGGAATCGGCCGAGCAATCGCACGAATCTTCGCCGAAAACGGTGCCGACGTGGTGGTCGCCGACGTTCGAGACACCCCACGCGAAGGCGGGACGCCGACGCACGAACTCATCGAGGACGAAACAGACAATCGAGCTGCGTTCGTTGAGTGCGACGTCTCCGACACTGACGACCTCGAAGCCACAGTCGCGACCGCCGACGAGTTCGGCGGCGTCACCGTGTGGGTGAACAACGCCGGCATCTTCCGGACCGAGGAGTTTTTCGACGTGACACCCGAGGAGTACGACCAATTGCTGAACGTCAACGTCAAAGGCGCGTTCTTCGGCGCACAGTACGCCGCCGAAGCGATGGTCGAACGCTGCGGCGGAAGCATCATCAACGTCTCCAGTGTCGCCGGTATCCTCGGCAACGGCGGCTACGTCAGTTACTGCACCTCGAAAGGTGCCCTCCGACTACTGACCTACGCACTCGCGCATCGACTCGGCCCCGACGGCGTGCGAGTGAACGCGATTCACCCCGGTGGCGTCGAAACCGCGATGCTGGGGGACGCCCACCTCGACGACCAAGCCCGTGACGCGTTCGTGCAAGCCATTCCGTCCCGTCGGATGGGCGAACCGAACGACATCGCCGACGCCGCCCTCTTCCTGGCGAGCGACCGCTCGTCGTACGTCAACGGCGAATCGCTACTCGTGGATGGTGGCTACACCAACACTGGGTAG
- a CDS encoding HNH endonuclease: MRVHHTTVHDEQLPNQHCSDCDTAFYAPYTDRVRCEDCNRPHQTGPRDTTRGDTTGICLTCDSTFTYYSSEKEGHYCPECVADDNIDCTVHVQTTAQVSVSCANCDEPQSVFPSEAIEQTNHFCDRACYREWLSTTQQAEGKWSKADNPNWNGGIALDEPYGEGWPQARQRTLERDDHTCQRCGDTNNELGQNPDVHHIHPVRTFDDPRNAHTLDNLICLCRTCHLAVEQTDATLKHNCNREKPYIKTNN; the protein is encoded by the coding sequence ATGCGCGTCCACCACACCACCGTCCACGACGAACAACTCCCCAACCAACACTGCTCGGACTGTGACACCGCATTCTACGCGCCATACACTGATCGAGTCCGGTGTGAGGACTGCAACCGGCCACACCAAACAGGACCACGCGATACGACACGCGGCGACACCACCGGAATCTGCCTTACCTGTGATTCGACGTTCACGTACTACTCCTCAGAGAAAGAAGGCCACTACTGTCCAGAATGTGTCGCTGACGACAATATCGATTGCACCGTTCACGTCCAAACCACAGCGCAGGTGTCGGTCTCCTGTGCGAACTGTGACGAACCACAGTCGGTGTTTCCCTCAGAAGCCATCGAACAAACTAATCACTTCTGCGACCGTGCCTGTTATCGCGAGTGGCTATCCACGACGCAACAAGCCGAAGGAAAGTGGAGTAAGGCAGATAATCCCAACTGGAACGGCGGCATAGCTCTAGATGAACCGTACGGCGAGGGCTGGCCGCAAGCACGTCAACGAACCCTCGAACGTGACGACCATACCTGCCAGCGCTGTGGAGACACCAACAACGAACTCGGCCAAAACCCAGACGTCCACCACATCCACCCCGTGAGAACATTCGACGATCCGCGTAACGCGCACACGCTCGACAACCTCATCTGCCTCTGCCGAACATGTCATCTTGCCGTTGAACAAACTGATGCGACGCTCAAGCACAACTGCAACCGAGAGAAACCATACATAAAGACAAATAACTAA
- a CDS encoding helix-turn-helix transcriptional regulator — translation MRRLVVVGLVAALLVGAIPVGAITEAQPTRDVSATPKSLGAADDFDSVEFHITVYDNGSAKWTFVYQRTLNNESERQQFRQFAKEFNNNSTKLYSNFKQQARQLASAGQNATGRTMKAEEFSKQAKLDGLASKNRGVVTMSFQWSAFVGATEDSGQPFIGDVFEGGLYIGPNQSLVVHTGSGLKFASASPDGWSPSGDNLASSESITWKGERDFTDRRPRVTFKEVKQETTTTTGDNGSGPSNNTTQDGNASQPPGGDGNGDGGSPLMLFVAAVVLLLGLAAAFAWRQGDFGSLTGGNDNNPGSGGSPGGATATTRRRDESASSEPSVSDEELLTDEARVRKLLDENGGRMKQVNIVDETGWSKSKVSMLLSEMEEEGDISKLRVGRENIISLEGHEPDAAGSPLEDSG, via the coding sequence ATGAGACGGCTGGTGGTTGTCGGCCTCGTGGCCGCCTTACTCGTCGGGGCAATCCCTGTAGGGGCGATTACAGAGGCCCAGCCTACGCGAGACGTGTCCGCGACTCCGAAGAGCTTGGGTGCTGCGGACGACTTCGACAGCGTCGAGTTTCACATTACGGTCTACGACAACGGAAGCGCGAAGTGGACGTTCGTCTACCAGCGAACGCTGAACAACGAGTCCGAACGCCAACAGTTCAGACAGTTCGCTAAGGAGTTCAACAACAACTCCACGAAACTCTACTCCAACTTCAAACAGCAGGCGCGCCAACTAGCGAGCGCCGGACAGAACGCGACTGGACGGACGATGAAAGCCGAAGAATTCTCCAAGCAGGCAAAACTCGACGGCCTCGCCAGCAAAAACCGTGGGGTCGTGACCATGTCGTTCCAGTGGTCTGCGTTCGTGGGCGCGACGGAAGACAGCGGACAACCATTCATTGGTGACGTATTCGAAGGTGGACTCTACATCGGACCGAACCAATCGTTAGTCGTTCACACTGGGTCGGGACTCAAATTCGCGTCTGCTTCGCCAGATGGCTGGTCACCGTCCGGAGATAACTTGGCGAGCAGTGAGTCGATAACGTGGAAGGGTGAACGAGACTTCACCGACCGTCGGCCACGCGTGACGTTCAAGGAAGTCAAACAAGAGACCACGACGACGACGGGCGACAACGGGTCGGGCCCGTCGAACAACACGACCCAAGACGGGAACGCGAGCCAACCACCGGGAGGTGACGGCAACGGAGACGGTGGGTCGCCACTCATGCTGTTCGTCGCAGCAGTCGTCCTCCTGTTGGGACTCGCCGCCGCGTTCGCGTGGCGACAGGGCGACTTCGGGTCACTAACCGGTGGCAACGACAACAACCCCGGAAGCGGTGGTAGTCCCGGTGGCGCTACCGCCACGACTCGTCGTCGCGACGAGTCGGCGTCCTCGGAACCGTCGGTCAGTGACGAAGAACTACTCACCGACGAAGCCCGCGTCCGAAAGCTCTTGGACGAGAACGGCGGACGCATGAAGCAGGTCAACATCGTAGACGAGACTGGCTGGTCGAAGTCGAAAGTGAGCATGCTCCTCTCCGAAATGGAAGAGGAAGGCGACATCAGCAAACTCCGCGTCGGCCGCGAGAACATCATCAGCCTCGAAGGCCACGAACCCGACGCCGCAGGGTCACCGCTGGAAGACAGCGGCTGA
- a CDS encoding metal-dependent hydrolase family protein — translation MLVLRGGTVVDADGARAADVVVEDGMVTKVTARGDSTAPESADVVDADGQYVVPGLIDAHVHLMADGRADLSSTKDDSEATLAYRAAANLEAALDAGVTTVRDLGAPGSLALDARKAVEAGVLDGPRVLACGQNVIMTGGHGHWFGREADGVPEVKKAAREQLKRGADVVKCMATGGVLTEGAMVGAPELDEAELTALIEVAAAKRVPTAAHAHGTAGIKNAVRAGVSSVEHATFMDREAAELMADRGTYWVPTAKALHGIEEAGTTAGIPEYAVRKAEEASDAFEDAFDHALDAGVPIAMGTDAGTPFNFHGDSPEELELLVEYGLSERHALEAATVNAANLLGLSDSGKVSEGYRADLLVLDSNPLEDVTAWQSTARVMSSGTMVR, via the coding sequence ATGCTGGTACTCCGTGGTGGAACGGTCGTAGACGCAGATGGTGCGCGGGCCGCCGACGTGGTCGTCGAAGATGGAATGGTTACCAAGGTGACCGCACGCGGTGACTCGACGGCTCCCGAGTCGGCCGATGTCGTGGATGCAGACGGACAGTACGTCGTCCCCGGACTGATAGACGCACACGTTCACCTGATGGCAGACGGGCGGGCCGACCTGAGTTCGACAAAAGACGACAGCGAAGCGACGCTGGCGTACCGTGCCGCGGCGAACCTCGAAGCCGCACTCGACGCAGGCGTGACGACTGTTCGTGACCTCGGCGCACCCGGTTCGCTCGCACTCGACGCCCGCAAGGCGGTCGAGGCAGGCGTTCTCGACGGCCCGCGAGTGCTGGCGTGCGGACAGAACGTCATCATGACCGGCGGTCACGGCCACTGGTTCGGCAGGGAGGCCGACGGCGTCCCGGAGGTCAAGAAAGCAGCCCGAGAGCAACTCAAGCGCGGCGCTGACGTGGTCAAGTGCATGGCGACTGGGGGTGTCCTGACGGAAGGCGCGATGGTCGGCGCGCCCGAACTCGACGAAGCGGAGTTGACCGCGCTGATAGAAGTGGCCGCCGCGAAGCGTGTTCCGACCGCGGCCCACGCCCACGGCACGGCGGGCATCAAGAACGCCGTCCGCGCGGGCGTCTCCAGCGTCGAACACGCGACGTTCATGGACCGCGAGGCGGCCGAATTGATGGCCGACCGAGGGACGTACTGGGTGCCGACAGCCAAAGCCCTCCACGGCATCGAGGAGGCCGGAACAACGGCAGGAATCCCAGAGTACGCAGTTCGTAAAGCCGAGGAAGCGTCCGACGCGTTCGAAGACGCGTTCGACCACGCGCTCGACGCCGGCGTCCCCATCGCCATGGGAACCGACGCCGGGACGCCGTTCAACTTCCACGGCGACAGTCCCGAAGAACTGGAACTACTGGTCGAGTACGGACTCTCCGAACGGCACGCGTTGGAGGCCGCGACGGTCAACGCCGCCAACTTGCTGGGACTCTCCGACTCCGGAAAAGTGTCTGAAGGCTACAGAGCAGACCTCTTGGTGTTAGATTCGAACCCACTGGAGGACGTGACAGCGTGGCAATCGACGGCACGAGTCATGTCATCTGGTACCATGGTTCGGTGA
- a CDS encoding SDR family oxidoreductase produces MADTSLDREAPLDGKTALVTGASSGIGEATAHALAREGASVALAARREKVLEDIGEKIESEHGAETLTVPTNVRDEGNVEEMVETTVEQFGQLDVLVCNAGLARGESVEKLSTDDYETMMETNVDGVFYATRAALPHLREQRGNLIFVGSFAGQYPRPFNPVYAASKWWVRGFAHSVEGNVGSDGVAVTVVNPTEVRSEFGDSYGQSFAERFEEGEVTEPEEVAEAILFAAKQEGSTVSELDIYRRDKFSGF; encoded by the coding sequence ATGGCAGACACATCTCTCGACCGCGAGGCACCACTCGACGGCAAGACCGCGCTCGTCACCGGCGCGAGTTCGGGAATCGGCGAGGCGACCGCGCACGCACTGGCCCGCGAAGGCGCGAGCGTGGCACTCGCCGCCCGCCGCGAGAAGGTGCTGGAAGACATCGGCGAGAAAATCGAGAGCGAACACGGCGCGGAGACCCTCACCGTCCCGACGAACGTACGGGACGAAGGCAACGTCGAGGAGATGGTCGAGACGACAGTCGAGCAGTTCGGCCAACTCGACGTACTGGTCTGTAACGCCGGACTCGCTCGCGGAGAGTCCGTAGAGAAACTGTCCACCGACGACTACGAGACGATGATGGAGACGAACGTCGATGGCGTCTTCTACGCGACGCGGGCGGCGTTACCGCATCTCCGAGAACAACGAGGCAACCTGATTTTCGTGGGAAGTTTCGCCGGACAGTACCCGCGGCCGTTCAACCCGGTGTACGCCGCGAGCAAGTGGTGGGTCCGAGGCTTCGCCCACAGCGTCGAAGGTAACGTCGGTTCGGATGGCGTCGCGGTCACCGTCGTCAACCCCACGGAGGTCCGCTCGGAGTTCGGCGACAGCTACGGCCAGTCGTTCGCCGAGCGGTTCGAAGAAGGCGAGGTGACCGAACCGGAGGAAGTCGCGGAGGCGATTCTCTTCGCCGCGAAACAGGAGGGCTCGACGGTCAGCGAACTCGACATCTACCGGCGCGACAAGTTCAGTGGGTTCTAG
- a CDS encoding FAD-binding and (Fe-S)-binding domain-containing protein gives MATRDASDTSDAGDPPDNSNPADDERADYDYQSADVQRPGLVADLQSLVDGEVRFDSYSRQLYATDASAYEVTPIGVVFPTKTADVAAVMEYCADREVPVLPRGGGTSLAGQSVNEAVVLDFTRHMGTVLDVDPEKQTARAQPGAILGELNQELAPHDLKFAPDPAWGDKSALGGAIGNNSTGSHSLKYGKTDAYIEECEVVLADGTVTTFGEVTLAELRAEGDPEGDIEARIYAEVARVVDEESEAIEEAYPDLKRNVSGYNLDRLVEESNSESGTVNLARLLAGSEGTLAIVTEAKVGLEPVPETKSMALLAYDDLLTAMADVAPIVDHDPSAVEVLDDVLIDLARETEEFRDVVEMLPEGTNSVLLVEFYAEDDADGKEKVEELRKDRGQSEDANAFGFLEAHDEAERARFWKLRKSGLPILLSRTSDAKHISFIEDAAVPPENLPEYVADFQQVLEDNDTFASFYAHAGPGCLHIRPLVNTKSPAGVNQMEAIADAATDLVVEYDGSVSGEHGDGRARTQWNHKLYGDHVWGVFRDLKSAFDPNWLLNPGQVCGDVDMTENLRFDPDYEFSAGFAPELNWDNENGFQGMVELCHGCGGCRGGQETTGGVMCPTYRAADEEVTATRGRANMLRQAMSGDLPEDEQFDVEFMAEVMDLCIGCKGCARDCPSEVDMAKLKAEVEHEYHERHGVELRERIFANIDRLSELGSKLAPLSNLASKMPGARALLEETVGIASERSLPQFHRESLTDWFENRGGPRIRTDDATRKVLLFPDTYTNYNHPDAGKAAVSVLEGAGVRVEIPDDVTASGRPAHSKGFLDKSREQAEQNVAALAPRVRDGWDVVVVEPSDAVMLQSDYLDLLSDESVERVAANTYGVCEYLDSFDFDLDFDAPAETLTYHGHCHQKATKKDGHAASVLRAAGYEVDDLDSGCCGMAGSFGYEAEHYSMSQAIGEILFEQVEQSESDTVVAPGASCRTQLGDWEGKEMGDEPPHPIEKVAQALD, from the coding sequence ATGGCCACACGTGACGCTAGCGACACAAGCGACGCTGGCGACCCACCGGACAACAGCAACCCCGCAGACGACGAACGGGCCGACTACGACTACCAGTCGGCCGACGTACAGCGCCCCGGACTCGTCGCGGACCTCCAGTCGCTTGTGGACGGCGAGGTGCGATTCGACAGCTACTCTCGACAACTCTACGCGACGGATGCCAGTGCGTACGAGGTGACGCCAATCGGCGTCGTCTTCCCGACGAAGACGGCGGACGTGGCGGCGGTGATGGAGTACTGCGCCGACCGAGAGGTTCCGGTCCTCCCGAGAGGAGGGGGAACGAGCCTCGCCGGGCAGTCCGTCAACGAAGCAGTCGTACTGGACTTCACGCGGCACATGGGGACCGTGCTGGACGTGGACCCGGAGAAACAGACCGCTCGCGCGCAACCCGGCGCGATACTGGGGGAACTGAATCAGGAACTCGCGCCACACGACCTCAAGTTCGCGCCGGACCCCGCGTGGGGCGATAAGTCGGCGCTCGGCGGAGCCATCGGCAACAACTCGACTGGCTCGCACTCGCTGAAGTACGGCAAGACCGACGCTTACATCGAGGAATGTGAAGTCGTCCTCGCAGACGGGACCGTGACGACCTTCGGCGAGGTGACGCTAGCCGAACTCCGTGCGGAGGGCGACCCCGAAGGCGACATCGAGGCGCGAATCTACGCCGAAGTTGCGCGCGTCGTGGACGAAGAGAGCGAAGCCATCGAGGAGGCGTACCCCGATTTGAAGCGCAACGTCTCGGGGTACAATCTGGATAGACTCGTCGAAGAGTCGAACTCAGAATCGGGCACCGTAAACCTCGCGCGCTTGCTCGCCGGAAGTGAGGGCACGCTGGCAATCGTCACGGAGGCGAAAGTCGGTCTCGAACCAGTGCCTGAAACGAAGTCGATGGCGTTGCTGGCGTACGACGACCTGCTCACCGCGATGGCGGACGTGGCTCCGATTGTGGACCACGACCCCTCCGCCGTCGAGGTGCTGGACGACGTGCTCATCGACCTCGCGCGCGAGACAGAGGAGTTTCGCGACGTGGTCGAGATGCTCCCCGAGGGGACGAACTCGGTCCTGCTCGTGGAGTTCTACGCCGAGGACGACGCGGACGGCAAGGAGAAGGTCGAGGAACTGAGGAAAGACAGAGGCCAGAGCGAGGACGCGAACGCCTTCGGCTTCCTCGAAGCTCACGACGAAGCCGAACGCGCGCGATTCTGGAAGCTCCGGAAGTCCGGACTGCCGATTCTGCTCTCGCGGACTTCCGACGCCAAACACATCTCGTTCATCGAAGACGCCGCGGTGCCGCCGGAGAACCTCCCGGAATACGTTGCGGACTTCCAGCAGGTCTTGGAGGACAACGACACCTTCGCCAGTTTCTACGCCCACGCCGGGCCGGGGTGTCTGCACATCCGGCCGCTCGTGAACACGAAGAGTCCGGCCGGAGTCAACCAGATGGAAGCCATCGCCGACGCCGCGACGGACCTCGTGGTCGAGTACGACGGCTCCGTCTCTGGCGAACACGGCGACGGCCGGGCCCGAACGCAGTGGAACCACAAGCTGTACGGCGACCACGTCTGGGGCGTGTTTCGGGACCTCAAATCGGCGTTCGACCCCAACTGGTTGCTGAATCCCGGCCAAGTTTGCGGTGACGTGGACATGACCGAGAACCTGCGGTTCGACCCCGATTACGAGTTCAGCGCGGGCTTCGCGCCCGAGTTGAACTGGGACAACGAGAACGGCTTTCAGGGGATGGTCGAACTCTGTCACGGCTGTGGTGGCTGTCGCGGCGGCCAAGAGACGACCGGTGGCGTAATGTGTCCGACCTACCGCGCGGCGGACGAGGAGGTCACCGCGACGCGAGGGCGCGCGAACATGCTCCGACAGGCGATGAGTGGTGACTTGCCTGAAGACGAGCAGTTCGACGTGGAGTTCATGGCCGAGGTGATGGACCTCTGTATCGGCTGTAAGGGCTGTGCCCGCGACTGTCCGAGCGAGGTCGATATGGCGAAACTCAAAGCCGAAGTCGAACACGAGTACCACGAGCGCCACGGCGTGGAACTACGGGAACGCATCTTCGCCAACATCGACCGCCTCTCGGAGTTGGGGAGTAAATTGGCTCCGCTCTCGAATCTGGCCAGCAAGATGCCGGGCGCAAGAGCACTGCTCGAAGAGACAGTCGGCATCGCCAGCGAACGGAGTCTCCCTCAATTCCACCGGGAGAGCCTCACCGACTGGTTCGAGAATCGTGGCGGGCCACGGATTCGGACCGACGACGCGACTCGGAAGGTCCTGCTGTTCCCCGACACCTACACGAACTACAACCATCCCGACGCGGGCAAAGCCGCGGTGAGTGTCCTCGAAGGCGCGGGCGTCCGCGTCGAAATTCCCGATGACGTGACGGCGAGCGGTCGTCCGGCACACTCGAAGGGGTTCCTCGACAAGTCCCGCGAGCAAGCTGAACAGAACGTCGCTGCGCTCGCACCCCGCGTCAGGGACGGCTGGGACGTAGTGGTAGTCGAACCATCCGACGCAGTGATGCTACAGTCGGACTATCTGGACTTGCTCTCGGACGAGTCCGTCGAACGAGTCGCCGCGAACACCTACGGCGTCTGTGAGTACCTCGACTCGTTCGACTTCGACCTCGACTTCGACGCCCCCGCCGAAACGCTGACCTATCACGGCCACTGCCACCAGAAGGCGACGAAGAAGGACGGCCACGCCGCGAGCGTCCTGCGAGCGGCGGGCTACGAGGTTGACGACCTCGACTCGGGATGCTGTGGAATGGCCGGAAGCTTCGGCTACGAGGCCGAACACTACTCGATGAGTCAGGCAATCGGTGAGATTCTGTTCGAGCAAGTCGAACAGAGCGAGAGCGACACCGTCGTCGCGCCGGGAGCCTCGTGTCGGACTCAGTTGGGCGATTGGGAGGGCAAGGAGATGGGGGACGAACCACCGCACCCAATCGAGAAAGTGGCGCAGGCGCTCGATTGA
- a CDS encoding Lrp/AsnC family transcriptional regulator, which produces MDERDVTILKAISDLGTGSPEKLSEETDIPVSTIHYRLKNLREAGVIENDLYDIDLEKAGLGVTVVAEVLADYTGPYETVGDKIREVEGVTQAFFTMGETDFIVIARLPDSDAVERLISDFEAIPEVERTNSTFVISTLRDTERPFQSYSLETLISELAEE; this is translated from the coding sequence ATGGACGAACGCGACGTGACTATCCTGAAAGCTATCTCGGACTTGGGGACCGGCAGTCCCGAGAAGTTGAGCGAGGAGACGGACATCCCCGTCTCGACGATACACTACCGACTGAAGAATCTCCGCGAGGCTGGCGTCATCGAGAACGACCTCTACGACATCGACCTCGAAAAGGCCGGACTGGGCGTCACCGTCGTCGCGGAGGTGCTGGCGGACTACACCGGTCCGTACGAGACCGTCGGCGACAAGATTCGTGAGGTCGAGGGGGTCACGCAGGCGTTCTTCACGATGGGCGAGACCGACTTCATCGTCATCGCTCGCTTGCCAGATAGCGACGCGGTCGAGCGCCTCATCAGTGATTTCGAGGCGATTCCGGAAGTCGAGCGCACGAACTCGACGTTCGTCATCTCGACGCTTCGGGACACAGAGCGACCGTTCCAGAGCTACAGTCTGGAGACGCTGATTTCGGAATTGGCGGAAGAATAG
- the thyX gene encoding FAD-dependent thymidylate synthase, with protein MEVTLLEATDDPEEVICTGARNDYMSDFVGDQTFEERMASIEGDDIEEKKRTLIGHLLSHGHYGPFEHVQATFAVKGISRSCMAQITRHRHVSFDVQSMRYVAFDDVDPEAVGEGEMVVTPPSASDPDWIGRNQKGGAVDDETIEKREEIFQESVKRSVEEYQELLDLGMPPEDARFVLPIGTEVNMVMSMNARMLMHVADMRAAADSQWEIREMTERVLDLAKEWCPITFAYYEENMKNRKNRLAP; from the coding sequence ATGGAGGTTACACTGCTGGAAGCCACCGACGACCCCGAGGAGGTCATCTGTACCGGCGCGCGCAACGACTACATGAGCGACTTCGTCGGCGACCAGACGTTCGAGGAGCGGATGGCGTCCATCGAAGGCGACGACATCGAGGAGAAGAAGCGAACGCTCATCGGCCACCTCCTCAGCCACGGTCACTATGGCCCGTTCGAACACGTCCAAGCGACGTTCGCAGTGAAAGGCATCAGTCGGTCCTGCATGGCACAGATAACACGCCACCGCCACGTCAGTTTCGACGTCCAGAGTATGAGGTACGTCGCGTTCGACGACGTAGACCCCGAGGCTGTGGGCGAGGGCGAGATGGTCGTCACGCCGCCCTCCGCGAGCGACCCGGACTGGATCGGACGTAACCAGAAAGGCGGTGCAGTGGACGACGAAACCATCGAGAAGCGCGAGGAGATATTCCAAGAATCGGTCAAGCGGTCCGTCGAGGAGTACCAGGAACTCCTCGACTTGGGAATGCCCCCCGAGGACGCCCGATTCGTCCTCCCTATCGGGACAGAGGTGAACATGGTCATGTCGATGAACGCCCGGATGTTGATGCACGTCGCAGACATGCGCGCGGCGGCAGACAGTCAATGGGAAATTCGTGAAATGACTGAGAGAGTTCTTGATTTGGCGAAGGAATGGTGTCCCATCACGTTCGCGTACTACGAGGAGAACATGAAAAACCGAAAGAACAGACTAGCACCATAG
- a CDS encoding MBL fold metallo-hydrolase: MITNLARGAQAFTSNAFLVEGERTVLVDTGANFDIVAKLEERDIDLDAVVLTHTHPDHVGNLQAVKDAFGVDAWGYDTDQPGVDHAIADEESVTLGDDEYVAYHTPGHKNDHLCFYSTAAGVLFAGDLVFQNGSFGRTDLEEGDREQLIESIDRMRAAVDDLGAMHTGHGPSVEMNPSQDIELAARAARMN, encoded by the coding sequence ATGATAACGAATCTTGCGCGCGGTGCGCAGGCGTTCACGAGCAACGCCTTCCTCGTGGAGGGCGAGCGGACGGTACTGGTCGATACGGGAGCGAACTTCGACATCGTGGCAAAACTCGAAGAACGCGACATCGACCTCGACGCAGTCGTGCTGACCCACACTCACCCGGACCATGTCGGCAACCTCCAAGCGGTCAAGGACGCCTTCGGCGTGGACGCGTGGGGCTACGACACCGACCAACCAGGTGTGGACCACGCCATCGCAGACGAGGAGTCGGTCACTCTCGGCGACGACGAGTACGTAGCTTACCACACGCCGGGACACAAGAACGACCATCTCTGTTTCTACTCGACGGCCGCGGGCGTGTTGTTCGCGGGCGACCTCGTCTTCCAGAACGGGAGTTTCGGCCGCACCGACTTGGAGGAGGGCGACCGCGAACAATTAATCGAGAGCATCGACCGCATGCGTGCGGCGGTGGACGACCTCGGCGCGATGCACACCGGTCACGGGCCGAGCGTCGAGATGAATCCGAGCCAAGACATCGAGTTGGCGGCGCGCGCCGCTCGGATGAACTAG
- a CDS encoding ATPase, whose product MTILVVGSARVDAGKTTFTTGLLARIDGVGFKPRAGNDYWFDHDDYRRAVEAGRLYGKDAKRLAAASRGDWKPESLNPVHRLWRPSPGPDTGLVGTARREFVCDRVGDSFVVNANADVPESARANLSLADADRVTTVDELDAVTRSRHLPAFERLAEQIRETKRAVVESYGDIAVPTSDVEFDAVAVVEPGRMTAYRGDRFLRARSVASGSARDGRLEAHVSDVTDPIDPEAVVSLPALGGEERTAPERVDEAYAEAYDALLDLT is encoded by the coding sequence ATGACGATACTGGTCGTCGGCAGTGCGCGAGTAGACGCCGGGAAGACGACGTTCACGACCGGCCTGCTCGCCCGCATCGACGGCGTCGGGTTCAAACCGCGTGCGGGCAACGACTACTGGTTCGACCACGACGACTACCGCCGCGCGGTCGAGGCAGGCCGACTCTACGGTAAGGACGCCAAGCGACTCGCGGCCGCGAGTCGCGGCGATTGGAAACCGGAATCGCTCAACCCCGTCCATCGACTCTGGCGACCCTCACCAGGTCCCGACACCGGACTCGTCGGGACGGCTCGCCGCGAGTTCGTCTGCGACCGCGTCGGCGACTCGTTCGTCGTGAACGCCAACGCCGACGTGCCCGAGTCTGCGCGGGCGAACCTCTCGCTCGCCGACGCCGACCGCGTCACGACCGTAGACGAGTTAGACGCCGTGACTCGAAGCCGTCACCTCCCGGCGTTCGAGCGACTGGCCGAACAGATTCGAGAGACGAAGCGTGCGGTCGTCGAGTCTTACGGCGACATCGCGGTTCCTACCAGCGACGTGGAGTTCGACGCCGTCGCAGTCGTGGAACCCGGTCGGATGACCGCCTATCGCGGTGACCGGTTTTTGCGAGCGCGGAGCGTCGCCTCCGGGAGCGCCCGCGACGGCCGACTCGAAGCGCACGTCTCCGACGTGACAGACCCCATCGACCCCGAAGCGGTCGTCTCGCTTCCGGCACTCGGTGGCGAAGAACGAACAGCCCCAGAACGAGTGGACGAGGCGTACGCCGAGGCTTACGACGCGTTGCTCGACCTGACCTAA
- a CDS encoding DUF5827 family protein yields MPKSKDEFDQLHPCDFYEADELLEPEKMYTVYEIARLMQGLDPNAEIDVETEEILLDWAIPWVIVNAEDLVVGEPESDDEPGYYGLKTDT; encoded by the coding sequence ATGCCGAAATCCAAGGACGAGTTCGACCAACTCCACCCCTGTGACTTCTACGAGGCCGACGAACTACTGGAACCCGAGAAGATGTACACCGTCTACGAAATCGCCCGACTCATGCAGGGTCTCGACCCGAACGCCGAAATCGACGTGGAGACCGAGGAGATACTACTGGACTGGGCGATTCCGTGGGTCATCGTCAACGCGGAGGACCTCGTCGTCGGCGAACCCGAGAGCGACGACGAACCGGGCTACTACGGACTGAAGACCGACACATGA